In Acidovorax sp. GBBC 1281, a single window of DNA contains:
- a CDS encoding 2-hydroxyacid dehydrogenase: protein MSKPRILVARAIFPEVVERLSQHFEVEANPADAVWSPAELAERLQDKDGALTTGSQRIDAELLARCPRLRIVANMAVGYNNFDVNALTAAGVQGTNTPDVLTETTADFGFALLMATARRMAESEHYLRAGQWTKWSYDMFAGSDVHGSTLGILGMGRIGQGIARRGAHGFGMQVIYHNRSRLSPALEGECGARYVSKEELLRTADHLVLVLPYTAESHHAIGAAELAQMKPTATLVNIARGGIVDDAALAAALRDKRIAAAGLDVFKGEPQVHPDLLTVPNVVLTPHIASATVPTRLAMANLAADNLIAFFDGRGALTPVNTPGERPV, encoded by the coding sequence ATGTCCAAGCCCCGCATCCTGGTCGCCCGCGCCATCTTTCCCGAGGTGGTCGAGCGGCTCTCGCAGCATTTCGAGGTCGAGGCCAATCCCGCCGATGCGGTCTGGTCGCCGGCCGAACTGGCCGAGCGCCTGCAGGACAAGGACGGCGCCCTGACCACCGGCAGCCAGCGCATCGACGCCGAGCTGCTGGCGCGCTGCCCGCGGCTGCGCATCGTGGCCAACATGGCGGTGGGCTACAACAACTTCGACGTGAACGCGCTCACCGCGGCGGGCGTGCAGGGCACCAACACGCCCGACGTGCTGACCGAGACCACGGCGGACTTCGGCTTCGCGCTGCTCATGGCCACCGCGCGCCGCATGGCCGAGAGCGAGCACTATCTGCGGGCCGGCCAGTGGACGAAATGGAGCTACGACATGTTCGCCGGCTCCGACGTGCACGGCAGCACGCTCGGCATCCTGGGCATGGGCCGCATCGGCCAGGGCATCGCCCGGCGCGGCGCGCACGGCTTCGGCATGCAGGTGATCTACCACAACCGCTCCCGCCTCTCGCCCGCACTGGAGGGCGAATGCGGCGCGCGCTACGTCTCCAAGGAAGAGCTGCTGCGCACGGCCGACCACCTCGTGCTGGTGCTGCCCTACACGGCCGAGTCGCACCACGCCATCGGCGCCGCCGAGCTGGCGCAGATGAAGCCGACCGCCACCCTGGTCAACATCGCGCGCGGCGGCATCGTGGACGACGCGGCGCTGGCGGCGGCGCTGCGCGACAAGCGCATCGCAGCGGCCGGGCTGGACGTGTTCAAGGGCGAGCCGCAGGTGCACCCGGACCTGCTCACCGTGCCCAACGTGGTGCTGACCCCGCACATCGCCAGCGCCACCGTGCCCACGCGGCTGGCCATGGCCAACCTGGCGGCGGACAACCTGATCGCGTTCTTCGATGGCCGGGGCGCGCTGACGCCCGTCAACACGCCGGGCGAACGGCCGGTGTGA
- a CDS encoding TIGR00730 family Rossman fold protein: MDSNTELNDSRLANAWAELNNHAVNGNPLHADAYRLAFADPEFLLRRETRGIRFQLEMLKPDLGQTAQGIENTVVVYGSARFIAPDEAEQQLADAEASGDDSRIARARLAVRNARYYDLARQFARVVAEHSEQQQPADRIYVCTGGGPGIMEAANRGAHDVGALNVGLNIALPHEQSGNRFISPSLSYKFHYFALRKMHFMMRAKALVAFPGGFGTLDELFEVLTLVQTGKAKPVPIVLFGTDFWKKVVNFDALVEQGTISAADLKLFHYTDDPQEAWNIVKAFYKL; encoded by the coding sequence ATGGATTCCAATACCGAACTCAACGACAGCCGCCTGGCCAATGCCTGGGCCGAATTGAACAACCATGCCGTGAACGGCAACCCGCTGCACGCCGATGCCTACCGGCTGGCGTTTGCGGACCCCGAATTCCTGCTGCGGCGCGAAACGCGCGGCATCCGCTTCCAGCTCGAAATGCTCAAGCCCGATCTGGGCCAGACCGCACAGGGCATCGAGAACACCGTGGTGGTGTACGGCAGCGCGCGCTTCATCGCCCCCGACGAAGCCGAGCAGCAATTGGCCGATGCCGAGGCCAGCGGCGACGACAGCCGCATCGCACGCGCCAGGCTCGCCGTGCGCAACGCCCGCTACTACGACCTGGCGCGCCAGTTCGCGCGCGTGGTGGCTGAGCACAGCGAACAGCAGCAGCCGGCGGACCGCATCTACGTGTGCACCGGCGGCGGGCCGGGCATCATGGAGGCCGCCAATCGCGGCGCGCACGACGTCGGCGCGCTCAACGTGGGCCTGAACATCGCCCTGCCCCACGAGCAAAGCGGCAACCGCTTCATCTCGCCCTCGCTGAGCTACAAGTTCCACTACTTCGCGCTGCGCAAGATGCACTTCATGATGCGCGCCAAGGCCCTGGTGGCATTCCCCGGCGGCTTCGGCACGCTGGACGAATTGTTCGAGGTACTCACCCTCGTGCAGACCGGCAAGGCCAAGCCGGTGCCCATCGTGCTGTTCGGCACCGACTTCTGGAAAAAGGTCGTCAACTTCGACGCTCTGGTGGAACAAGGGACCATCTCCGCTGCCGACCTGAAGCTGTTCCATTACACGGACGATCCGCAGGAAGCCTGGAACATCGTCAAGGCGTTCTACAAGCTTTGA
- the pncB gene encoding nicotinate phosphoribosyltransferase encodes MIITSLLDTDLYKFTMMQVVLHQFPGAQVEYRFRCRNPGVQLVPFVNEIREEIRSLCSLHFQDAELAYLRSMRFIKSDFVDFLGLFRLNEKYITVSPLPSGEIDITITGPWLHTILFEVPVLAIVNEVYFRNTQKVPDFPEGRRRLDAKIALLQADGLGDLKIADYGTRRRFSRAWHEEVLRVLCARLGTGERRTTGAPSGPGQFAGTSNVLYAMKLGVTPLGTMAHEYLQACQALGPRLRDSQIFGFEMWAKEYRGDLGIALSDVYGMSAFLRDFDLYFCKLFDGARHDSGDPFAWGERLLDHYRRNRVDPLTKTLIFSDALTVPRTIELYQQFRGRCQLAFGIGTNLTNDLGCEPLQVVIKMTRCNGQPVAKLSDTPGKGMCDDEKYLAYLRQVFEIPAPQ; translated from the coding sequence ATGATCATCACCAGCCTGCTCGACACCGATCTCTACAAGTTCACCATGATGCAGGTGGTGCTGCACCAGTTTCCCGGCGCGCAGGTGGAGTACCGCTTTCGCTGCCGCAACCCCGGCGTGCAACTGGTGCCTTTCGTCAACGAGATCCGCGAGGAGATCCGCTCGCTGTGCAGCCTGCATTTCCAGGATGCCGAGCTGGCCTACCTGCGGTCCATGCGCTTCATCAAGAGCGACTTCGTGGACTTTCTCGGGCTCTTCCGGCTCAACGAAAAGTACATCACCGTGAGCCCGCTGCCCTCGGGCGAGATCGACATCACCATCACCGGGCCGTGGCTGCACACCATCCTGTTCGAGGTGCCGGTGCTGGCCATCGTGAACGAGGTGTACTTCCGCAACACGCAGAAGGTGCCCGACTTTCCCGAAGGCCGCCGCCGGCTCGACGCCAAGATCGCCCTGCTGCAGGCCGATGGCCTGGGCGACCTCAAGATCGCCGACTACGGCACGCGCCGCCGCTTCAGCCGCGCCTGGCACGAAGAGGTGCTGCGCGTGCTGTGCGCGCGCCTGGGCACGGGGGAGCGCCGCACGACGGGCGCGCCTTCGGGGCCGGGTCAGTTCGCCGGCACGAGCAACGTGCTCTATGCCATGAAGCTCGGCGTGACGCCCCTGGGCACCATGGCGCACGAGTACCTGCAGGCCTGCCAGGCGCTGGGCCCGCGCCTGCGCGACAGCCAGATCTTCGGCTTCGAGATGTGGGCCAAGGAGTACCGCGGCGACCTGGGCATCGCGCTGTCGGACGTGTACGGCATGAGCGCCTTCCTGCGCGACTTCGATCTGTATTTCTGCAAGCTCTTCGACGGCGCGCGCCACGACAGCGGCGACCCGTTCGCCTGGGGCGAGCGCCTGCTCGACCACTACCGCCGCAACCGGGTCGATCCGCTGACCAAGACGCTGATCTTCAGTGACGCCCTCACCGTGCCGCGCACCATCGAGCTGTACCAGCAGTTCCGCGGGCGCTGCCAGCTGGCCTTCGGGATCGGCACCAACCTCACCAACGACCTGGGCTGCGAGCCGCTGCAGGTCGTGATCAAGATGACGCGCTGCAACGGCCAGCCCGTGGCCAAGCTGTCCGACACCCCGGGCAAAGGCATGTGCGACGACGAGAAGTACCTGGCCTACCTGCGCCAGGTGTTCGAGATCCCGGCGCCGCAGTGA
- a CDS encoding acyl-CoA thioesterase, producing MNAPTVSTPPRRLPEPRSAYSVFRTITTRWADNDAYGHVNNVVYYSWFDTAVNAYLIERGALDIHAGETIGLVVETQCHYFAPLAFPQTVEAGIRVAHVGRSSVRYEVGLFAEGAPESAAGGHFVHVYVGREDRRPRALPQALLDALAPLRIAVGT from the coding sequence ATGAATGCCCCCACCGTTTCCACGCCGCCCCGCCGCCTGCCGGAGCCGCGCTCCGCATATTCCGTGTTCCGCACGATTACCACCCGATGGGCGGATAACGACGCGTACGGCCATGTCAATAATGTCGTGTATTACAGCTGGTTCGATACCGCGGTGAATGCCTATCTGATTGAGCGCGGCGCCCTGGATATCCATGCGGGCGAGACGATCGGCCTGGTGGTCGAAACCCAGTGCCATTATTTCGCGCCGCTCGCTTTTCCCCAGACGGTGGAGGCGGGCATCCGCGTGGCGCACGTGGGCCGCTCCAGCGTGCGCTACGAAGTCGGGCTGTTCGCCGAGGGCGCGCCCGAGTCGGCGGCGGGCGGGCACTTCGTGCACGTGTACGTCGGCCGCGAGGACCGCCGGCCCCGCGCCTTGCCGCAGGCGCTGCTGGACGCCCTCGCACCCCTGCGCATCGCGGTCGGCACCTGA
- the rmuC gene encoding DNA recombination protein RmuC, translating to MFAVLGLLVLVVLMLGVLLLLRSPRAELPPEWLMRLQRLEATAQATQLAVAKNDGALEGMAQQLRGFTQTMQGTLESVRQAVDERLAQAVHESRSGRAELLAAFTAFEGKLEQRLALGQTDAVAARQELVQALGAFRAELTQTGEALRGVLNERLSAIQADNAAKLEEMRRTVDEKLHATLEQRLGESFKLVSDRLEQVHKGLGEMQTLAGSVGDLKRVMTNVKTRGTWGEMQLGAIIENVLTVDQFARNVKVVPGSDDLVEFAIRLPGRGDEQPVWLPIDSKYPVEQYQRLLDAQDLADKAAVLSAGNAFETSIKAEARKIFAKYVSPPHTTDFAVMYLPTEGLFAEVIRRPGLVEALQNDCRVMITGPANLAAMLSSLQMGFKTLAIEKRSSEVWGLLGAVKTEFSKFGDVVEATRKSIDAAARRFDEVGVRTRAIQRQLREVQALPAPGAAVPLAGAGATDGGLPPTTEDEAV from the coding sequence ATGTTCGCTGTCCTGGGTTTGCTGGTGCTGGTCGTCCTGATGCTGGGGGTGCTGCTGCTGCTGCGCAGCCCGCGCGCCGAACTGCCCCCCGAGTGGCTGATGCGCCTGCAGCGCCTGGAGGCCACGGCCCAGGCCACGCAGCTCGCGGTGGCCAAGAACGATGGCGCGCTGGAGGGCATGGCCCAGCAACTGCGCGGCTTCACGCAGACCATGCAGGGCACGCTGGAGAGCGTGCGCCAGGCTGTGGACGAGCGGCTGGCCCAGGCGGTGCACGAGTCGCGCAGCGGCCGGGCGGAGCTGCTCGCGGCCTTCACCGCCTTCGAAGGCAAGCTGGAGCAGCGCCTGGCGCTGGGCCAGACCGATGCCGTCGCGGCGCGTCAGGAACTGGTGCAGGCGCTGGGCGCTTTCCGCGCCGAACTCACGCAGACCGGCGAGGCCCTGCGCGGCGTGCTCAACGAGCGCCTGTCCGCCATCCAGGCCGACAACGCCGCCAAGCTGGAGGAGATGCGCCGCACCGTGGACGAGAAGCTGCACGCCACGCTGGAGCAGCGCCTGGGCGAATCCTTCAAGCTGGTGAGCGACCGGCTGGAGCAGGTGCACAAGGGCCTGGGAGAGATGCAGACGCTGGCCGGCAGCGTGGGCGACCTCAAGCGCGTGATGACCAACGTGAAGACGCGCGGCACCTGGGGCGAGATGCAGCTGGGCGCCATCATCGAGAACGTGCTCACCGTGGACCAGTTCGCGCGCAACGTGAAGGTCGTGCCTGGCAGCGACGACCTCGTGGAGTTCGCCATCCGGCTGCCGGGCCGGGGCGACGAGCAGCCCGTGTGGCTGCCCATCGACTCCAAGTACCCGGTGGAGCAGTACCAGCGCCTGCTGGACGCGCAGGACCTGGCCGACAAGGCGGCGGTGCTGTCCGCGGGCAACGCCTTCGAGACTTCCATCAAGGCCGAGGCGCGCAAGATCTTCGCCAAGTACGTGTCGCCGCCGCACACCACCGACTTCGCCGTGATGTACCTGCCCACCGAGGGCCTGTTCGCCGAGGTGATCCGCCGGCCCGGGCTGGTGGAGGCGCTGCAGAACGACTGCCGCGTGATGATCACCGGGCCCGCCAATCTGGCGGCCATGCTCAGCAGCCTGCAGATGGGCTTCAAGACGCTGGCGATCGAAAAGCGCTCCTCCGAGGTGTGGGGCCTGCTCGGCGCGGTGAAGACGGAGTTCTCCAAGTTCGGCGACGTGGTTGAGGCCACGCGCAAATCCATCGACGCGGCGGCCCGGCGGTTCGACGAGGTGGGCGTGCGCACGCGCGCCATCCAGCGCCAGCTGCGCGAGGTGCAGGCCCTGCCGGCCCCGGGGGCGGCGGTGCCCCTGGCGGGGGCGGGTGCCACGGATGGCGGCCTGCCGCCCACCACCGAAGACGAGGCCGTTTGA
- a CDS encoding MFS transporter, with amino-acid sequence MNTALARLIAGQICIHTCMAGMRLAAPLLALREGYSAAAVGILLALFALTQVFLALPAGRYADRHGLKRPVGYAVVVAVVGAAGALVWPVFPMLCLAALMTGGATGAATIALQRHVGRAAHDSTQLRQVFSWLAIGPAVSNFVGPFCAGMLIDHAGPTAGSTEGYRAAFALMAVLPIATWFWVRATVELPPVIAAAGGVRPRAWDLLAEPGFRRLLIVNWLLSSCWDVHTFVVPLLGHERGLSASVIGTILGAFAIAAAVIRVLMPLVAAHLREAVVVTWAMVTTAVLFAVYPLLPNPWALGLCSVLMGFALGSVQPMIMSMLHQITPSHRHGEALGLRLMAINGSSVLMPVLFGSAGALIGVAGLFWVVGAVVGLGGRIAWRMGDSVSAHH; translated from the coding sequence ATGAACACCGCACTGGCCCGCCTGATCGCCGGACAGATCTGCATCCACACCTGCATGGCCGGCATGCGGCTGGCCGCGCCGCTGCTGGCCCTGCGCGAGGGCTACAGCGCGGCGGCGGTCGGCATCCTGCTCGCTCTGTTCGCGCTCACGCAGGTGTTCCTGGCGCTGCCAGCGGGACGCTATGCCGACCGCCACGGCCTCAAGCGCCCGGTCGGCTATGCCGTGGTCGTGGCGGTGGTCGGGGCGGCCGGGGCGCTGGTGTGGCCGGTGTTTCCCATGCTGTGCCTGGCCGCGCTCATGACGGGCGGCGCCACGGGTGCCGCCACCATTGCCCTGCAGCGCCATGTGGGGCGCGCGGCGCACGACTCCACGCAGCTGCGCCAAGTGTTCAGCTGGCTGGCCATCGGCCCGGCCGTGTCCAACTTCGTCGGGCCGTTCTGCGCCGGGATGCTCATCGACCATGCCGGTCCCACGGCCGGCAGCACCGAGGGCTACCGCGCCGCCTTCGCGCTGATGGCCGTGCTGCCCATCGCCACCTGGTTCTGGGTGAGGGCCACCGTGGAACTGCCGCCCGTGATCGCGGCGGCCGGCGGCGTGCGCCCCCGGGCCTGGGACCTGCTGGCCGAGCCCGGCTTTCGCCGCCTGCTCATCGTGAACTGGCTGCTGTCGTCGTGCTGGGACGTGCACACCTTCGTGGTGCCGCTGCTGGGCCACGAGCGGGGCCTGTCGGCGTCGGTGATCGGCACCATCCTGGGTGCGTTCGCCATTGCGGCGGCTGTGATCCGCGTGCTCATGCCCCTGGTGGCCGCGCATCTGCGCGAGGCGGTCGTGGTCACCTGGGCGATGGTCACCACAGCGGTGCTGTTCGCGGTGTACCCCTTGCTGCCCAACCCGTGGGCACTGGGCCTGTGTTCGGTGCTGATGGGTTTCGCGCTGGGATCGGTGCAGCCGATGATCATGAGCATGCTGCACCAGATCACGCCATCGCATCGCCACGGCGAGGCGCTCGGCCTGCGGCTGATGGCCATCAATGGTTCGAGCGTGCTGATGCCGGTGCTGTTCGGATCAGCAGGGGCGCTGATCGGCGTGGCGGGGCTTTTCTGGGTCGTGGGTGCGGTGGTGGGCCTGGGGGGGCGTATAGCGTGGCGGATGGGGGATTCCGTTTCGGCGCATCACTGA
- the crcB gene encoding fluoride efflux transporter CrcB, which produces MLLHVAVICLAACLGALLRWGFALWLNPGGLLPWGTLAVNLIGGYLIGIAIAVFTQRPDIDPAWRLLIITGFLGTLTTFSSFSAEVVTMLMQQRYGIALATLLLHVGGSFTLTWAGMRTALWWAAR; this is translated from the coding sequence ATGCTGCTTCACGTCGCCGTCATCTGCCTGGCCGCCTGCCTGGGCGCCCTGCTGCGCTGGGGCTTCGCCCTGTGGCTCAACCCTGGCGGCCTGCTGCCCTGGGGCACGCTGGCGGTGAACCTCATCGGCGGCTACCTGATCGGCATCGCCATCGCCGTGTTCACCCAGCGGCCGGACATCGACCCGGCCTGGCGGCTGCTCATCATCACCGGCTTTCTCGGTACCCTGACCACCTTCTCTAGCTTCTCTGCCGAAGTCGTCACCATGCTGATGCAGCAGCGCTACGGCATCGCGCTGGCCACGCTGCTTTTGCACGTGGGCGGCTCCTTCACCCTCACCTGGGCCGGCATGCGCACGGCCCTGTGGTGGGCGGCCCGCTGA
- the ggt gene encoding gamma-glutamyltransferase: MRHSRPPITPSTTRPVWRYTATLTAALLVLAGCGGGGGGSGSASAPGQDSACAVVSDGGSVTVGSGLPGDPAAPEPASGYKVGKTAVYAKQYMVSTANPLASRAGCEVLRQGGSAVDAAVAVQMVLGLVEPQSSGLGGGAFMLHYDAAQKKVQAYDGRETAPAAATENYLRWVSDSDRTLPQPGGARASGRSIGTPGAVRMLEMAYQDHGKLKWSELFQPAVKLASDGFQISGRMASAIAGATTGLSRDPEAVAYFFNADGTPKGLGTLIKNPAYATTLNTIASGGADAFYTGPVAQGIVNKIKVTSGGTPTVAITPGLTEMSDLANYRAKRRDPVCTTYRDYWVCGMSPPSSGGIAVASALGILENFNLANYKPTAIDIEGGKPSVMGVHLVSEAERLAYADRDKYIADTDFVSLPGGSPAAMLDKTYLRNRAGLISMTKSMGTAVAGDLSNKPAGVSLIDEKGTTHFTIVDKQGNAVVMTTTVEAGMGSFHMTQGFLLNNQLTDFSATPTDSTGAVVANRVEAGKRPRSSMAPTLVFKKTADGRMGDFLMGTGSPGGGTIIQYVVKTVVGALDWGLDAQQATSLVDFGASNSPTTSLGGEHPAIDSSNGGNNDPLITGLRALGHTVSTSAQSSGTSTIIRVQRNGESVLQGGADPRREGVVLGDTYKP; encoded by the coding sequence ATGCGCCATTCCCGCCCGCCCATCACACCCTCCACCACGCGCCCTGTCTGGCGCTACACCGCCACGCTGACGGCCGCCCTGCTGGTCCTTGCCGGCTGCGGCGGTGGCGGGGGTGGCAGTGGCAGCGCTTCGGCCCCTGGACAGGACTCGGCCTGCGCGGTCGTCAGCGATGGCGGCTCGGTCACGGTCGGCTCCGGCCTGCCCGGCGATCCCGCAGCTCCGGAGCCCGCCTCCGGCTACAAGGTCGGCAAGACCGCGGTCTATGCCAAGCAGTACATGGTGAGCACGGCCAATCCGCTGGCCTCGCGCGCGGGCTGCGAAGTGCTGCGCCAGGGCGGCTCCGCGGTCGATGCGGCCGTGGCGGTGCAGATGGTGCTGGGCCTGGTCGAGCCGCAATCGTCGGGCCTCGGCGGCGGCGCGTTCATGCTGCACTACGATGCGGCGCAGAAGAAAGTGCAGGCCTATGACGGCCGTGAAACGGCCCCCGCAGCCGCGACGGAAAACTACCTGCGCTGGGTGAGCGACAGCGACCGCACCCTGCCCCAGCCCGGCGGCGCGCGCGCCAGCGGCCGCTCGATCGGCACGCCCGGCGCCGTGCGCATGCTGGAGATGGCCTACCAGGACCACGGCAAGCTCAAGTGGAGCGAGCTGTTCCAGCCCGCGGTCAAGCTGGCCTCGGACGGCTTTCAGATCAGCGGCCGCATGGCCAGCGCCATCGCCGGCGCCACCACCGGCCTCTCGCGCGATCCCGAGGCCGTCGCCTACTTCTTCAATGCCGACGGCACGCCCAAGGGCCTGGGCACGCTGATCAAGAACCCCGCCTATGCCACCACGCTGAACACCATCGCCAGCGGCGGCGCCGATGCGTTCTACACCGGCCCTGTGGCGCAAGGCATCGTGAACAAGATCAAGGTCACCAGCGGCGGCACGCCCACCGTGGCGATCACCCCCGGCCTGACCGAGATGAGCGACCTGGCCAACTACCGCGCCAAGCGCCGCGACCCGGTCTGCACGACCTACCGCGACTACTGGGTGTGCGGCATGTCGCCACCGTCCTCCGGCGGCATCGCCGTGGCGTCGGCGCTCGGCATCCTGGAGAACTTCAACCTCGCGAACTACAAACCCACGGCCATCGACATCGAAGGCGGCAAGCCTTCGGTGATGGGCGTGCACCTGGTGAGCGAGGCGGAACGCCTGGCCTATGCCGACCGCGACAAGTACATCGCAGACACCGACTTCGTGTCGCTGCCCGGCGGCTCGCCCGCGGCCATGCTGGACAAGACCTACCTGCGCAACCGCGCGGGCCTGATCAGCATGACCAAGAGCATGGGCACGGCCGTGGCCGGCGACCTGAGCAACAAGCCCGCCGGCGTGAGCCTGATCGACGAGAAGGGAACGACGCACTTCACCATCGTGGACAAGCAGGGCAATGCCGTGGTGATGACCACGACGGTGGAAGCCGGCATGGGTTCGTTCCACATGACGCAGGGCTTCTTGCTGAACAACCAGCTGACCGACTTCTCGGCCACGCCGACCGACAGCACCGGTGCCGTGGTGGCGAACCGCGTCGAAGCCGGCAAGCGTCCCCGCAGCTCGATGGCACCCACGCTGGTGTTCAAGAAGACCGCGGACGGCCGCATGGGCGACTTCCTGATGGGCACGGGCTCGCCCGGTGGCGGCACCATCATCCAGTACGTGGTGAAGACGGTCGTCGGCGCGCTCGACTGGGGCCTCGATGCACAACAGGCCACCTCGCTGGTGGACTTCGGCGCGAGCAACAGCCCCACGACCTCGCTGGGCGGCGAACACCCGGCCATCGACAGCAGCAACGGCGGCAACAACGACCCGCTGATCACGGGCCTGCGGGCACTGGGCCACACGGTGTCCACCTCGGCGCAGTCGAGCGGCACGAGCACCATCATCCGCGTGCAGCGCAACGGCGAGAGCGTGCTGCAGGGCGGCGCCGATCCCCGCCGCGAAGGCGTGGTGCTGGGCGATACCTACAAGCCCTGA
- a CDS encoding sodium:proton antiporter, translating to MSRGLRGLLLIATGLLPGLARAAEIDGSALSVLWGVPFAGLLLSIALVPLFAPVFWHHHFGKIAAAWALAFLLPFAAVFGAGAAGVNLVHALLAEYLPFVILLAALFTVAGGIHIRGNLHGGPGLNTAILAIGAVLASFMGTTGASMLLIRPLVRANDHRKHVAHIVVFFIFIVSNAGGSLTPLGDPPLFLGFLKGVDFFWTVGHIHQETLFLVGSLLAIFYAIDRWFHGRPGEAARPDPTPDTRSIGFDGQVNFWLLGAVIALVLLSGFWKSPVVWSIAGTPVGLPGLVRDVGLLAVVGASLWLTPRQVHADNQFGWGPMQEVAKLFAGIFLTIIPVIAMLKAGTQGPFGAIVGAVTRPDGTPDPAMYFWATGLLSAFLDNAPTYLVFFNTAGGDPAVLMTTLAPTLAAISAGAVFMGAGTYIGNAPNLMVKAIAEERGVKMPSFFGYMLWSCGILLPLLVAMTFLWFR from the coding sequence ATGTCCCGCGGCCTGCGTGGCTTGTTGCTGATCGCCACGGGCTTGCTGCCGGGCCTGGCGCGGGCCGCCGAGATCGACGGGAGCGCGCTGTCGGTGCTGTGGGGCGTGCCCTTCGCCGGGCTGTTGCTGTCGATTGCGCTGGTGCCGCTGTTCGCGCCCGTGTTCTGGCACCACCACTTCGGCAAGATCGCCGCCGCGTGGGCGCTGGCGTTCCTGCTGCCGTTCGCGGCGGTCTTCGGGGCCGGTGCGGCGGGCGTGAACCTGGTGCACGCGTTGCTGGCCGAATACCTGCCGTTCGTCATCCTGCTGGCGGCGCTGTTCACCGTGGCGGGGGGCATTCACATCCGCGGCAACCTGCATGGCGGCCCCGGGCTGAACACGGCCATCCTGGCCATCGGCGCGGTGCTGGCGAGCTTCATGGGGACGACGGGCGCATCGATGCTGCTGATCCGGCCGCTGGTGCGTGCCAACGACCACCGCAAGCACGTGGCGCACATCGTCGTGTTCTTCATCTTCATCGTCTCCAACGCCGGGGGCTCGCTCACGCCGCTGGGGGACCCGCCGCTGTTCCTGGGCTTTTTGAAGGGCGTGGATTTCTTCTGGACGGTCGGGCACATCCACCAGGAGACGCTGTTCCTGGTGGGTTCGCTGCTGGCGATCTTCTACGCGATCGACCGCTGGTTCCATGGCCGGCCGGGCGAGGCGGCACGGCCGGACCCCACGCCCGACACGCGGTCGATCGGCTTCGACGGCCAGGTCAATTTCTGGCTGCTGGGCGCGGTGATCGCCCTGGTGCTGCTCAGCGGGTTCTGGAAGTCGCCGGTGGTGTGGAGCATCGCCGGCACGCCCGTGGGCCTGCCCGGGCTGGTGCGCGACGTGGGGCTGCTCGCGGTGGTGGGCGCCTCGCTGTGGCTCACGCCGCGCCAGGTGCACGCGGACAACCAGTTCGGCTGGGGCCCCATGCAGGAAGTGGCCAAGCTGTTCGCGGGCATCTTTCTCACCATCATCCCGGTCATCGCGATGCTCAAGGCGGGCACGCAGGGACCGTTCGGCGCCATCGTGGGGGCGGTGACCCGGCCCGACGGCACCCCCGATCCGGCCATGTACTTCTGGGCCACCGGCCTGCTGAGCGCGTTCCTGGACAACGCGCCGACCTACCTCGTGTTCTTCAACACCGCCGGCGGCGACCCGGCCGTGCTCATGACCACGCTCGCCCCGACGCTGGCCGCGATCTCGGCCGGCGCCGTGTTCATGGGCGCGGGCACCTACATCGGCAATGCGCCCAATCTCATGGTCAAGGCCATTGCCGAAGAGCGCGGCGTGAAGATGCCCAGCTTCTTCGGCTACATGCTCTGGTCGTGCGGCATCCTGCTGCCGCTGCTCGTCGCCATGACATTCCTCTGGTTTCGCTGA